Proteins encoded by one window of Streptomyces sp. ALI-76-A:
- a CDS encoding DUF4360 domain-containing protein — protein sequence MAGGLLLSGAIAALLTTALPAQGPSDGFEDPPPDRIVIKVATVNGSGCPQGTAAVAVSEDNTAFTVTYSDYLAQAGGGSDPTAFRRNCQLNLIVHVPQGFTYAIASADYRGFAALQPGASGTQRASYYFQGSSNTAFRNHPFAGPYNDNWQATDSTDWAQLVWAPCGVQRNFNINTELRVSAGTQSPGKVSFMTMDSTDGEISTVYHMAWKECPES from the coding sequence ATGGCCGGCGGACTCCTGCTGAGCGGCGCGATCGCCGCTCTGCTCACCACCGCACTGCCCGCGCAGGGCCCGTCCGACGGGTTCGAGGACCCGCCCCCGGACAGGATCGTCATCAAGGTCGCCACCGTGAACGGCTCCGGCTGCCCGCAGGGCACGGCCGCGGTCGCCGTCTCGGAGGACAACACCGCCTTCACCGTGACGTACAGCGACTACCTCGCGCAGGCCGGCGGCGGCTCCGACCCCACCGCGTTCCGCAGGAACTGCCAGCTCAACCTGATCGTCCACGTCCCCCAGGGCTTCACGTACGCCATCGCCAGCGCCGACTACCGCGGCTTCGCCGCCCTCCAGCCCGGCGCGAGCGGCACGCAGAGAGCCTCGTACTACTTCCAGGGCTCATCGAACACGGCGTTCCGCAACCACCCCTTCGCCGGCCCCTACAACGACAACTGGCAGGCCACCGACAGCACGGACTGGGCCCAACTGGTCTGGGCCCCCTGCGGAGTCCAGCGCAACTTCAACATCAACACGGAGTTGCGCGTGAGTGCCGGGACCCAGTCGCCCGGCAAGGTCAGCTTCATGACGATGGACTCGACCGACGGGGAGATCAGCACGGTGTACCACATGGCGTGGAAGGAGTGCCCGGAGTCGTAG
- a CDS encoding Rrf2 family transcriptional regulator, producing MRISARADYAVRAVLELAVRQGGGPVKAETIATEQDIPHKFLEGILGDLRRAGVVDSRRGGGGGYRLAREASAITVADVIRAVDGPIVSVRGERPTGLAYTGSAQPLLPLWIALRANVRRILEGVTVADIATGVLPEPVRRLAAEPEAWENP from the coding sequence ATGAGGATCTCTGCGCGGGCGGACTACGCGGTACGGGCGGTGCTGGAACTCGCCGTACGGCAGGGCGGCGGACCGGTGAAGGCGGAGACCATCGCCACTGAGCAGGACATTCCGCACAAGTTTCTGGAGGGGATCCTCGGCGATCTGCGGCGGGCCGGCGTCGTCGACAGCCGGCGCGGCGGGGGCGGCGGCTACCGGCTGGCCCGCGAGGCCTCGGCGATCACGGTCGCGGACGTCATCCGGGCGGTCGACGGGCCCATCGTGTCGGTACGGGGCGAGCGCCCCACGGGTCTGGCGTACACCGGATCGGCCCAGCCCCTGCTGCCGCTGTGGATCGCGCTGCGGGCCAACGTGCGCCGCATCCTGGAGGGTGTCACGGTCGCGGACATCGCCACGGGCGTCCTGCCCGAACCGGTCCGGCGGCTGGCGGCGGAACCGGAGGCCTGGGAGAACCCCTGA